A region from the Eleginops maclovinus isolate JMC-PN-2008 ecotype Puerto Natales chromosome 17, JC_Emac_rtc_rv5, whole genome shotgun sequence genome encodes:
- the LOC134879307 gene encoding LOW QUALITY PROTEIN: uncharacterized protein LOC134879307 (The sequence of the model RefSeq protein was modified relative to this genomic sequence to represent the inferred CDS: inserted 1 base in 1 codon), whose translation MSGRGKGAAKTRAKAKTRSSRAGLQFPVGRVHRHLRKGNYAQRVGAGAPVYLAAVLEYLTAEILELAGNAARDNKKTRIIPRHLQLAVRNDEELNKLLGGVTIAQGGVLPNIQAVLLPKKTEKAPKNKVKSKLNMSGRGKTGGKARAKAKTRSSRAGLQFPVGRVHRHLRKGNYAQRVGAGAPVYLAAVLEYLTAEILELAGNAARDNKKTRIIPRHLQLAVRNDEELNKLLGGVTIAQGGVLPNIQAVLLPKKTEKAXQEVSTLNLLQQTLKGSFKSHPPPSKREVSFH comes from the exons atgtctggCCGCGGAAAAGGTGCAGCAAAGACCAGGGCGAAGGCCAAGACCCGCTCCTCCCGTGCCGGGCTCCAGTTCCCCGTCGGCCGTGTGCACAGGCATCTGAGAAAGGGTAACTACGCCCAGCGTGTCGGTGCCGGAGCCCCGGTGTACCTGGCCGCTGTGCTGGAGTACCTGACCGCTGAGATCCTGGAGCTGGCTGGAAACGCCGCCCGGGACAACAAGAAGACCAGGATCATCCCCCGCCACCTGCAGCTTGCCGTCCGCAACGACGAGGAGCTCAACAAGCTGCTGGGAGGAGTGACCATCGCTCAGGGAGGCGTGCTGCCCAACATCCAGGCTGTGCTGCTGCCCAAGAAGACCGAGAAGGCCCCCAAGAA TAAggtgaaat CTAAACTAAACATGTCAGGAAGAGGCAAGACCGGAGGAAAGGCCAGGGCGAAGGCTAAGACCCGCTCCTCCCGTGCCGGGCTCCAGTTCCCCGTCGGCCGTGTGCACAGGCATCTGAGGAAGGGTAACTACGCCCAGCGTGTCGGTGCCGGAGCCCCGGTGTACCTGGCCGCTGTGCTGGAGTACCTGACCGCTGAGATCCTGGAGCTGGCTGGAAACGCCGCCCGGGACAACAAGAAGACCAGGATCATCCCCCGCCACCTGCAGCTCGCCGTCCGCAACGACGAGGAGCTCAACAAGCTGCTGGGAGGAGTGACCATCGCTCAGGGAGGCGTGCTGCCCAACATCCAGGCTGTGCTGCTGCCCAAGAAGACCGAGAAGG CCCAAGAAGTGAGCACTCTCAACCTGCTTCAACAAACACTCAaaggctcttttaagagccacccaCCTCCCTCTAAAAGAGAAGTGTCCTTTCATTAA
- the LOC134879299 gene encoding histone H2A-like, with amino-acid sequence MSGRGKTGGKARAKAKTRSSRAGLQFPVGRVHRHLRKGNYAQRVGAGAPVYLAAVLEYLTAEILELAGNAARDNKKTRIIPRHLQLAVRNDEELNKLLGGVTIAQGGVLPNIQAVLLPKKTEKAPKK; translated from the coding sequence atgtcagGAAGAGGCAAGACCGGAGGAAAGGCCAGAGCGAAGGCCAAGACCCGCTCCTCTCGTGCCGGGCTCCAGTTCCCCGTCGGCCGTGTGCATAGGCATCTGAGGAAGGGTAACTACGCCCAGCGTGTCGGTGCCGGAGCCCCGGTGTACCTGGCCGCTGTGCTGGAGTACCTGACCGCTGAGATCCTGGAGCTGGCTGGAAACGCTGCCAGGGACAACAAGAAGACCAGGATCATCCCCCGCCACCTGCAGCTCGCCGTCCGCAACGACGAGGAGCTCAACAAGCTGCTGGGAGGAGTGACCATCGCTCAGGGAGGTGTGCTGCCCAACATCCAGGCTGTGCTGCTGCCCAAGAAGACCGAGAAGGCCCCCAAGAAGTGA
- the LOC134879298 gene encoding histone H3, protein MARTKQTARKSTGGKAPRKQLATKAARKSAPATGGVKKPHRYRPGTVALREIRRYQKSTELLIRKLPFQRLVREIAQDFKTDLRFQSSAVMALQESSEAYLVGLFEDTNLCAIHAKRVTIMPKDIQLARRIRGERA, encoded by the coding sequence ATGGCAAGAACCAAGCAGACCGCCCGTAAATCCACCGGAGGAAAGGCTCCCAGGAAGCAGCTGGCCACCAAGGCTGCCCGTAAGAGCGCCCCGGCCACCGGCGGCGTGAAGAAGCCTCACCGTTACAGGCCCGGTACCGTGGCTCTGAGGGAGATCCGTCGCTACCAGAAGTCCACCGAGCTGCTGATCCGCAAGCTGCCCTTCCAGCGCCTGGTGAGGGAGATCGCTCAGGACTTCAAGACCGACCTGCGCTTCCAGAGCTCTGCCGTCATGGCTCTGCAGGAGTCCAGCGAGGCCTACCTGGTCGGCCTGTTCGAGGACACCAACCTGTGCGCCATCCACGCCAAGAGGGTCACCATCATGCCCAAAGACATCCAGCTGGCCCGCCGGATCCGCGGAGAGAGGGCTTAG
- the LOC134879140 gene encoding histone H2B 1.2-like produces the protein MPESAKIAKKGSKKAVSKATKTGKKRRKSRKESYAIYVYKVMKQVHPDTGISSKAMGIMNCFVSDIFERIAGEASRLAHYNKRSTITSREIQTAVRLLLPGELAKHAVSEGTKAVTKYTSSK, from the coding sequence ATGCCTGAGTCTGCCAAGATAGCAAAGAAGGGCTCCAAGAAAGCCGTGTCTAAAGCCACCAAGACCggcaagaagaggagaaagtcCAGGAAGGAGAGCTACGCCATCTACGTGTACAAGGTGATGAAGCAGGTGCACCCCGACACCGGCATCTCCTCCAAGGCCATGGGCATCATGAACTGCTTCGTGAGCGACATCTTCGAGCGCATCGCCGGGGAGGCCTCCCGTCTGGCTCACTACAACAAGCGCTCCACCATCACCTCCAGGGAGATCCAGACCGCAGTCCGCCTGCTGCTGCCCGGAGAGCTGGCCAAGCACGCCGTGTCCGAGGGCACCAAGGCTGTGACCAAGTACACCAGCTCCAAGTAA
- the LOC134879296 gene encoding histone H1-like, translating into MAEPAPAPAAPAKSPKKKATKPKKAGPSAADLVLKAVTDSKDRKGISYFVVKKELAAKGIDNANQVKRAVKKLVESGALVQVKGTGASGSFKAAKAAEKPKKVAKKPAAKVKKPAAAAAKKTAVKKPAAKKAKAATPKKAAKKPAAAVKKTPVKKATKSPKKKLVKKVATPKKAVTPKKAVKKVVKAKAAKPAKKAAVKKPAKK; encoded by the coding sequence ATGGCAGAACCCGCTCCAGCTCCCGCCGCTCCGGCCAAGTCCCCGAAGAAGAAAGCCACCAAGCCGAAGAAGGCGGGCCCTAGTGCCGCTGACCTCGTGTTGAAAGCTGTCACCGACTCCAAGGACCGCAAAGGGATTTCCTACTTCGTGGTGAAGAAGGAGCTGGCCGCTAAAGGCATCGATAACGCCAACCAGGTGAAACGCGCCGTGAAAAAGTTAGTCGAGAGTGGAGCTCTGGTGCAGGTCAAGGGAACCGGAGCCAGCGGCTCCTTCAAGGCAGCCAAGGCGGCCGAGAAGCCCAAGAAGGTAGCGAAGAAGCCCGCAGCCAAAGTCAAGAagccggcagcagcagcagccaagAAAACCGCCGTCAAGAAACCAGCAGCTAAGAAGGCGAAGGCAGCAACACCCAAGAAGGCGGCGAAGAAGCCCGCTGCTGCAGTCAAGAAAACCCCCGTGAAGAAGGCCACAAAGAGCCCCAAGAAGAAGCTGGTTAAGAAGGTAGCGACCCCCAAGAAGGCAGTCACCCCCAAGAAGGCTGTGAAGAAGGTGGTTAAAGCCAAAGCTGCCAAACCAGCGAAGAAGGCTGCAGTCAAGAAACCAGCCAAGAAGTAA
- the LOC134879303 gene encoding histone H2B 3-like, with product MPEPPKNPAPKKGSKKAVTKTTGKKDKKRRKTRKESYAIYVYKVMKQVHPDTGISSKAMGIMNSFVSDIFERIAGEASRLAHYNKRSTITSREIQTAVRLLLPGELAKHAVSEGTKAVTKYTSSK from the coding sequence ATGCCTGAACCACCGAAAAATCCCGCACCCAAGAAGGGCTCCAAGAAAGCGGTCACCAAGACCACCGGCAAGAAGgacaagaagaggagaaagaccAGGAAGGAGAGCTACGCCATCTACGTGTATAAGGTGATGAAGCAGGTGCACCCCGACACCGGCATCTCCTCCAAGGCCATGGGCATCATGAACTCCTTCGTGAGCGACATCTTCGAGCGCATCGCCGGGGAGGCCTCCCGTCTGGCTCACTACAACAAGCGCTCCACCATCACCTCCAGGGAGATCCAGACCGCAGTCCGCCTGCTGCTGCCCGGAGAGCTGGCCAAGCACGCCGTGTCTGAGGGCACAAAGGCTGTGACCAAGTACACCAGCTCCAAGTAG
- the LOC134879139 gene encoding histone H2B 1.2-like, whose amino-acid sequence MPELPKAAAPKKGSKKAVTKTATKTGKKRRKSRKESYAIYVYKVMKQVHPDTGISSKAMGIMNSFVSDIFERIAGEASRLAHYNKRSTITSREIQTAVRLLLPGELAKHAVSEGTKAVTKYTSSK is encoded by the coding sequence ATGCCTGAGCTACCTAAAGCCGCAGCGCCCAAGAAGGGATCCAAGAAAGCGGTCACCAAGACTGCCACCAAGACCggcaagaagaggagaaagtcCAGGAAGGAGAGCTACGCCATCTACGTGTACAAGGTGATGAAGCAGGTGCACCCCGACACCGGCATCTCCTCCAAGGCCATGGGCATCATGAACTCCTTCGTGAGCGACATCTTCGAGCGCATCGCCGGGGAGGCCTCCCGTCTGGCTCACTACAACAAGCGCTCCACCATCACCTCCAGGGAGATCCAGACCGCAGTCCGCCTGCTGCTGCCCGGAGAGCTGGCCAAGCACGCCGTGTCTGAGGGCACCAAGGCTGTGACCAAGTACACCAGCTCCAAGTAA
- the LOC134879305 gene encoding uncharacterized protein LOC134879305, with protein sequence MSGRGKGGKGLGKGGAKRHRKVLRDNIQGITKPAIRRLARRGGVKRISGLIYEETRGVLKVFLENVIRDAVTYTEHAKRKTVTAMDVVYALKRQGQRALLLFHREADFAKMARTKQTARKSTGGKAPRKQLATKAARKSAPATGGVKKPHRYRPGTVALREIRRYQKSTELLIRKLPFQRLVREIAQDFKTDLRFQSSAVMALQESSEAYLVGLFEDTNLCAIHAMSGRGKGGKGLGKGGAKRHRKVLRDNIQGITKPAIRRLARRGGVKRISGLIYEETRGVLKVFLENVIRDAVTYTEHAKRKTVTAMDVVYALKRQGRTLYGFGG encoded by the exons ATGTctggaagaggaaaaggaggaaaggggCTCGGTAAAGGAGGCGCTAAGCGTCACCGGAAGGTGCTCCGTGACAACATCCAGGGCATCACCAAGCCCGCCATCCGCCGCCTGGCTCGCCGCGGTGGAGTGAAGCGTATCTCCGGCCTGATCTACGAGGAGACCCGTGGTGTGCTGAAGGTGTTCCTGGAGAACGTGATCCGTGACGCCGTCACCTACACCGAGCACGCCAAGAGGAAGACGGTGACCGCCATGGATGTGGTGTACGCTCTGAAGAGGCAGGGCC AGAGAGCGTTACTACTTTTCCACAGAGAAGCAGACTTCGCTAAGATGGCAAGAACCAAGCAGACCGCCCGTAAATCCACCGGAGGAAAGGCTCCCAGGAAGCAGCTGGCCACCAAGGCTGCCCGTAAGAGCGCCCCGGCCACCGGCGGCGTGAAGAAGCCTCACCGTTACAGGCCCGGTACCGTGGCTCTGAGGGAGATCCGTCGCTACCAGAAGTCCACCGAGCTGCTGATCCGCAAGCTGCCCTTCCAGCGCCTGGTGAGGGAGATCGCTCAGGACTTCAAGACCGACCTGCGCTTCCAGAGCTCCGCCGTCATGGCTCTGCAGGAGTCCAGCGAGGCCTACCTGGTCGGCCTGTTCGAGGACACCAACCTGTGCGCCATCCACGC CATGTctggaagaggaaaaggaggaaaggggCTCGGTAAAGGAGGCGCTAAGCGTCACCGGAAAGTGCTCCGTGATAACATCCAGGGCATCACCAAGCCCGCCATCCGCCGCCTGGCTCGCCGCGGCGGAGTGAAGCGTATCTCCGGTCTGATCTACGAGGAGACCCGTGGTGTGCTGAAGGTGTTCCTGGAGAACGTGATCCGTGACGCCGTCACCTACACCGAGCACGCCAAGAGGAAGACGGTGACCGCCATGGATGTGGTGTACGCTCTGAAGAGGCAGGGCCGCACCCTGTACGGCTTCGGAGGATAG
- the LOC134879297 gene encoding histone H3, translating into MARTKQTARKSTGGKAPRKQLATKAARKSAPATGGVKKPHRYRPGTVALREIRRYQKSTELLIRKLPFQRLVREIAQDFKTDLRFQSSAVMALQESSEAYLVGLFEDTNLCAIHAKRVTIMPKDIQLARRIRGERA; encoded by the coding sequence ATGGCAAGAACCAAGCAGACCGCCCGTAAATCCACCGGAGGAAAGGCTCCCAGGAAGCAGCTGGCCACCAAGGCTGCCCGTAAGAGCGCCCCGGCCACCGGCGGCGTGAAGAAGCCTCACCGTTACAGGCCCGGTACCGTGGCTCTGAGGGAGATCCGTCGCTACCAGAAGTCCACCGAGCTGCTGATCCGCAAGCTGCCCTTCCAGCGCCTGGTGAGGGAGATCGCTCAGGACTTCAAGACCGACCTGCGCTTCCAGAGCTCCGCCGTCATGGCTCTGCAGGAGTCCAGCGAGGCCTACCTGGTCGGCCTGTTCGAGGACACCAACCTGTGCGCCATCCACGCCAAGAGGGTCACCATCATGCCCAAAGACATCCAGCTGGCCCGCCGGATCCGCGGAGAGAGGGCTTAG
- the LOC134879295 gene encoding histone H1-like, whose protein sequence is MAEPAPAPAAPAKSPKKKATKPKKAGPSAADLVLKAVTDSKDRKGISYFVVKKELAAKGIDNANQVKRAVKKLVESGALVQVKGTGASGSFKAAKAAEKPKKVAKKPAAKAKKPAAAAAKKTAVKKPAAKKAKAATPKKAAKKPAAAVKKTPVKKATKSPKKKLVKKAATPKKAVTPKKAVKKVVKAKAAKPAKKAAVKKPAKK, encoded by the coding sequence ATGGCAGAACCCGCTCCAGCTCCCGCCGCTCCAGCCAAGTCCCCGAAGAAGAAAGCCACCAAGCCGAAGAAGGCGGGCCCTAGTGCCGCTGACCTCGTGCTGAAAGCTGTCACCGACTCCAAGGACCGCAAAGGGATTTCCTACTTCGTGGTGAAGAAGGAGCTGGCCGCTAAAGGCATCGATAACGCCAACCAGGTGAAACGCGCCGTGAAAAAGTTAGTGGAGAGTGGAGCCCTGGTGCAGGTCAAGGGAACCGGAGCCAGCGGCTCCTTCAAGGCAGCCAAGGCGGCCGAGAAGCCCAAGAAGGTAGCGAAGAAGCCCGCAGCCAAAGCCAAGAAGCCGGCAGCGGCAGCAGCCAAGAAAACCGCCGTCAAGAAACCAGCAGCTAAGAAGGCGAAGGCAGCAACACCCAAGAAGGCGGCGAAGAAGCCCGCTGCTGCAGTCAAGAAAACCCCCGTGAAGAAGGCCACAAAGAGCCCCAAGAAGAAGCTGGTCAAGAAGGCAGCGACCCCCAAGAAGGCAGTCACCCCCAAGAAGGCGGTGAAAAAGGTGGTTAAAGCCAAAGCTGCCAAACCAGCGAAGAAGGCTGCAGTCAAGAAACCAGCCAAGAAGTAA